The window TACCTGCCAATCGCGTCTCACGCTCACATGTGGCATCCACGGCGACGATCGCCTCGGAATCCGGCGCTCGAGAAACCCGCCCGACGACCGCCCGATACGTCCGTCGATGTACGTTCGGGGCACCCAGTCCCCAGAAAGGCGCAGATGCATTGAACTACCGCCCGACCACAACATCCGGCTATGGTGCAGTACAAATCGAAGATGGTCGAGCGGATCCACCTCCCCGAGCGCGCCGAACGCGAGCACGCGCTCGAGGCCGCCGGCTACAACGTCTTCAATCTCGACGCCGAGGACGTCTTTATCGATCTCCTGACCGACAGCGGCACTGGCACGATGAGCGAGGCACAGTGGGCGGCGCTGATCCGCGGCGACGAGTCCTACGCCGGCTCGAAGAGTTTCGCCCGACTCGAGTCCTCCGTCGACGACGTCATGGGCTTCCCACACGTGATCCCCGCCCACCAGGGTCGCGGGGCCGAGAACGTCCTCTACGGGACGCTGCTCGAGGCGGGCGACGTCGCGTTGAACAACACCCACTTCGACACGACGCGGGCGCACGTGGCGAACCAGGGCGCCGACCCGGTCGACTGTCCGATCCCCGACGCGGCCGATCCGAGCGCTGACGGGGACTTCAAGGGCAACTTCTCGATCGAACGCGGCTGGGAAATCGTCGAAGAGGTTGGTGCTGACCGGATTCCCGTCGTGATTCAGACGATTACGAACAACTCGACGGCGGGCCAGCCCGTCAGTGTCGAAAACACCCGGCGGGTCGCCGCGTTCGCCGACGAAATCAACGCGACGTTCGTCATCGACGCCTGCCGGTTCGCCGAGAACGCCTACTTCGTCACCGAACGCGAGGACACCTACGCCGACGCCACCGTCGCCGCAGTCGCCCGCGAACAACTCGGCTACGCCGATGCGCTCGTGATGAGCGGCAAGAAAGACGGCCTCGTGAACGTGGGCGGCTTCGTCGCCACCGACGACGAGCGTATTGCCGACCGTTGCCGGCAGCGGGCGATCCTCTACGAGGGGTTCCCCACCTACGGTGGGATGGCCGGCCGCGACATGGAGGCGTTGGCGGTCGGCCTCCGCGAAGCCGTCGAGGTCGAGTACGTCCGCGACCGGATCGAACAGATCCGCACCCTCGCCAGCCTGCTCGAGGATCGAGGCGTCCCCGTCTACACGCCGACGGGCGGCCACGCGGTCTACCTCGACGCCGAGGCGTGTTTCCCGCACCTCCCCCCGAGTGCGTTCCCGGGGCAGGTACTCGTCTGTGAACTCTACCGCGAGGGCGCCGTCCGCGGGGTCGAACTCGGGAGCTTCGCCTTCCCCGGAACGGATCGTCCGGAGCTGGTTCGCTTGGCCGTGCCCCGACGCACCTACCACCGCGAGCACTTCGAACACGTCGCCGACACTGCCGCGGCAGTGCTCGAGCGAGCCGAGGAGGTCTCGGGTCTCGAGATCCAGACCGAACCGGAGGTGCCCGAACTGCGGCACTTCACGGCCGAACTCGAGCCGGTCTCGAGCTAACTCGGTTCCCCTGTTTTACGGGCATACTACACTCTCTAAAGTATTAAACTTCAAAAACCATAGCTTCGATTTACGGCCGGTCAGTCGCCGATGACGCCTTTCGCTCGAGTACGGATCGAGGATTTCGGCCCCGGTTCGGGCTCCGTGCCGCCAAAGCGCTGTTTGGCGGTCGCGGCGAGGCCGGCGCCCTCACCCTTCGGCTCGCCCTCGAGTTGGGCGAGCACCCAGTCAGGAACCGACTCCCGGAGTTCTTCGCGCTTTTCGGCTCGAAGGGTACTGTACTTGCGGAGCGCGAGGCCCACACCGAGGAACAGCGCGGCGTCGAGCAGTTCGCGACGGAATCGCGTTCGGTCGTTGCGGACGGCCAGTGCCTTGAGCAGCGAGACGGTACCGATCCCGAGGTAGAGCCACGAGCTACGCCCGGGGTCGCCGGTGAGGAGCTGTCTGAAATCCATGACGAAGCCACGTACCACGTTCGTCGGTATAAAACCGGTACCGAGCTCTCCACTCGTGAGGGTCGCTTCTCTCACCACTCCAGTGGGGGCCGCTCAGGCGGACACCGAGTCGTCCTCGAGTCGCTTACGTCCTCGACATCGCCCCTCCGCGAGCGGTTCGATCTCGAACCCGAGCGATCGGTAAAACGGTCGTACACCGACGTCGAAATTCGCGGTCAGTGCGCCCTCCCGTTCGAGTGCGGCCTCCAGCAGCGCGGTTCCGACACCGCGTCCGCGAGCGCGCTTCCGGACGGCGATTGCATGGACGTGGCTCCCCTGGTCGTCGTCTCGAGCGTTCCTCCGTGCCGAGGCTGCGGTGTCGTCCTCGTCGGCGCTCGAGTCCCCTGCAGTCGTCGTCGGCTGGTCGGGGGGCTCGAGGACGATCACGCCGACGATGGCTCGTCGCGTCTCCCCCGACCCAGTCGGCCGTTCCTCGGTCGCGACGAGAACGTCATCGGCGTCGATGCGCGCCTCGACGTTCCCTACCTCGAGCATGGCCCCGTCGACGATCCGCCTGATCTCGAGGGCGTCCTCGGGCGAAGCGACACGAACCCGTCGGCCGGTCACGGCTGCCCCTCGTCGTCGTGGCGGCTTTGCTGGCACGCCTCGACGGCCGCGAGTAGGTCGTCGACGGTGGGTCGATCCCACCGGGACTGGCCGTGGTGTTCGTAGACGGTCTCGAGGGCACCCGAGTCCCGGACGTCGAGGACGAGGGCGGCGGGCATCCGTCCGAGGAGATCCGAGTGCTGGCCGAGGGAGCCCAACCGAACGTGCTGGTCGACGGCGTCACCCGCGTTCGCCTCCGGGTCGGCACAGATCGGATAGGGGAGTTCGTAGGCGTCTTGCCACTGCTCGACGCGTTCGCGTGGCTCCGGGACGATCGAGACGACCTGAGCGCTCCGGGCCACGAACTCGTCGTAGCGGTCGGCGACGGCTCGCACCTGTCGCCGACAGTTGCCACAGTGGTGGTCGCGGTGGAACAGGACGACGATGGCGTCGTAGGCGGGCGTCTCCTTGCCGGTCGTCGTCGGGTCGGGCGGCGTGACCGTTTCGGCGACGCCGCGCAGCCGGAGTGGATCGGGGCCGGGGCCGACGTTTTCCAGGGCGAGGTCGAGGAGGGTCGTTGACATGGCCCCGCCTACACCCTCCTCGGTGAAAACGCTCCGGTTGGTTCGTTTCGAGCGGAAGCCAGAAGAGACTTGGACACTCACGACTGATGATCGGTCGTGACAGGCCGGGTTCTCGCTGTCGTCCTCGCAGTCGTAATGCTCACCAGCGTACCGGTGAGCGCCGGAGCGACGGCGTTCGGGTCGAACGATCTCACCCTCGAGGGGCCTGCCGAGCCTCGACAGGACGGATTCGCCCTCGAGCCGACAGCACCCGGGACGATCGACCGCACTGCTCCCAGCACGACCGCACTGATGGGAGTCGACCCTGCCGAGAGCGGACTCAGCGACGACGCCGAACTCATCCGTGAGTCGTTCGTCCTCCACCAGCGCCCCGACCGACCCGGTGAGTACGAGGCCGTCGTCACCTACGACGTGCCGGAACCGGTGACGCGGCTGTCGGTGACTCCCGAGTCCAGGGTGACCGTCCTCGAGGCGACCGGCTTCGAACAGACCTCCGATGGGGCCTACGAGTGGCACGAACCCGACGAAGCCGATGACGGTGAGGGTGACGGCCACACCCTCGAGTTACACCTTCGTGTCGAGGCGAACCAGACGAACGAGGGGCGTCACGCCCACGACGCACCGCTTCGATCCGGCGACTCGAACGAGATACGCGGCCACGACCACAAGGGTGGTCTCACGTTCGCCGAGACCGGCGAGTGGGGAATCGTCAGCCTCCCACAGCTCAGGGTCGGCTGGAGCCAGCGTTCCCTCGTCGGAACCACTCGATCGGTGACGGTCGACGGGCCGGGCGCTGCTGGAACCAACGTGGCCTATTTCGGCGCACAGACGACCCACGAACGGACGGTTGCTGGCGAAACGATCCGGCTCGTCGTCCCCGAGGCTGCCGACCTCAGGGAGTCCCCCGAGGCGATACTGGATTCGCTCACGTACGCCAGCGAGGAGCTGCGAATCGGCGGGCGCAACGAGGAGGTGTTCGTCGTCGCCGCCCCGGCGGGCGATGTCGAGTGGGGAGCAAACGGCATCCAGTACGGCCCGAGCGACGCCTGGGTGAACGCCGACGCCCGACTCGACGTGGCGGGGAACGTCTGGATCCACGAGTACGTCCACACCCGCCAGGACTACGCCAGGGCTGGCCTCGACCGGGAGAGTACCTGGCTGCTCGAGGCCCAGGCGGAGTACTACGCGGCGTCGCTCACGTACGAGCAGGGCCACATCTCCTACCGGACGTTCCGCCGGTTCCTCGAGGAAGGCCAGGAGTCACCCTACGCCGAGGGGATCCTCGCCGATCCGTCGACGTGGAACGATCCGCTCACCGACTACGTGAAGGGGCCGCTCGTCTACGGCGCGATCGATCGCGAACTGCACCTCGAGACCGACGGTGAGCACTCCATGGCGGCCGTCTTCCGTGATCTCAACCGTCACGACGGCGAACTCACCGAATCTGCCTGGCTCGGCGCGCTCGAGGACGCCGGCGGGGCCGACGTACGGGCAATGGCGGAGACCTACACGCGGACGGACGCCGTTCCCGACTCGTGGTACGCGCTCGAACATCGGGCGGCCTTCGGCCAGTCCACGCCCGCCATCGACAGCGCCCTCGCCGAGACCGAGCCGATCAGGGTCGACGGCCTGCTCGGGAGCGAGACACTCGAGCAGCCACGGCCGGTGCTCGTCGGCGAGACCGTCACGTTCCCCGTCGCGGTCGACAACCGCGGGGATCGTGACGGGCCGTACTGGGCGACCGTCCAGGTCGACGGAACGGTCGTCGACGGCACGACTGGCCGCCTCGAGGCCGGCGAATCGACCGTCGAATCGCTCGGCTGGACGCCCGAGAAGCCAGGTCGGTACACGCTCCACGTCGGTGACCAGCCGATCCGCGTCGACGTCCTCAGGCCGGCGTCGCTGACGGTGACGTCCCTCGAGGCAGTGCCCGACCGCGTCGAGTCCGGCGAGTCGGTAACGGTGACGGCAACCGTCGAGAACCAGGCGACCCGCGTCGGGCAGGAGACGCTCGAGTTCCGGACGGGATCGGGAACGGTCGGCGAGGAGACGGTGACGCTCGCTCCCGGCGAGTCGACGACCGTCGAGACGACGGTTTCCTTCGACGCTCGAGGCAGCCACGAGGTCGCGGTGGGCGAGCAGCGAATGACCGTCACCGTCGAGGGGAGCCTCGAGTCACAGGCCGGCAACGCCGTAGACTCGATCCCCGGCTTCGGCGTCGGGGCGGCGGCCGCCGCGGTCGTGCTGTCTCTCGTCGTGATCGGTCGCTTCACCTCGGGTCGTTCGCGTCGCTGATCTGTTTGCGCCCGGGGTCTGGTATCGAATTCGCGAATAGGCCCCTCGATACGGCTTCTCGATCGCAATCTGGCAAATATTCCCTGTCCCGTTCCCGACCCACTCATCGAACGATGGGATTTTGCTGCTGGGGCCGACAGTATGCTGGCATGAACGATCGTGCAGTCGACGGAACGAACGAGAACGTCGCTTCTTCGTGGGTATGCGACCGACGAGCGGCCCTCGAGTGCACACACGAGTACCCGCTACCAGCACCGGGCGGGCGCTGATACCATGCGGGAGGAGGACGAACAGTACTTCGAGCGCCTCGAGTCCCGCCTCGACGAGGCGTTCGACGTCGCCGAGACGGCCAAACAGCGCGGTGGCGACCCCAAACCGGAGGTCGAGATTCCGGTCGCCAAGGACATGGCCGACCGGGTCGAGAACATCCTCGGTATCGAGGGAGTCGCCGAACGCGTCAGAGAACTCGAGGGCCAGATGTCTCGCGAGGAGGCCGCCCTCGCCCTCGCGGAGGACTTCGCGGACGGGTCGGTCGGCGAGTACGAGACGAAAGCCGGGAAAGTCGAGGGCGCGGTACGAACGGCCGTCGCACTGCTCACCGAGGGGGTCGTCGCGGCCCCGATCGAGGGGATCGACAAGGTCGAGATCCTCACCAACGACGACGGAACCGAGTTCGTCAACGTCTACTACGCCGGGCCGATCCGATCCGCGGGTGGGACGGCTCAGGCGCTGTCGGTGCTCGTCGCGGACTACACCCGCGCGCTGGTTGGTCTCGAGACCTACGACGCTCGTAAAGAGGAGATCGAACGATACGCCGAAGAGATCGGCCTCTACGACAAGGAGACTGGCTTGCAGTACTCCCCGAAGGATAAAGAGACGAAATTCATCGCCAAACACCTCCCGATCATGCTCGACGGGGAGGCGACGGGCGACGAGGAGGTCTCGGGCTTTCGGGATCTCGAGCGCGTCGACACCAACTCCGCCCGGGGCGGGATGTGTCTGGTGATGGCCGAGGGGATCGCCCTCAAAGCGCCCAAGATCCAGCGCTACACCTCCCAACTCGAGGAGATCGACTGGCCGTGGCTCCAGGATCTGATCGACGGGACGTACTACGACGACGCGGCCGGTGCGGACGAGGACGAGGATGTCGACGGGGACGTAGCGGAGGGGGACGCCAACGAGAGCGACGACGGCGAGGACGACGATGCTGTGGACGCGAACGACGAACCCGAAGAAGACCGCCCGACCGGCCCTCCGCGAGTCGAACCCGCCACGAAGTTCCTCCGGGATCTCATCGCCGGTCGACCCGTGTTCTCACACCCGTCCGCGAAGGGTGGTTTCCGGCTTCGCTACGGTCGCGCACGTAACCACGGCTTCGCGACCGCGGGGGTCCACCCCGCGTCGATGCACCTGCTCGACGACTTCCTCGCGACGGGTACCCAGATCAAGACCGAACGCCCCGGCAAAGCCGCCGGGGTCATCCCCGTCGACAGCATCGAGGGTCCCACAGTTCGGCTGGCCAACGGCGACGTCCGCCGAATCGACGACGTCGAGGAGGCCCTCGAGGTCAGAAACGGAGTCGAGAAGATTCTCGACGCTGGCGAGTACCTCGTCAACTACGGGGAGTTCGTCGAGAACAACCACGCCCTCGCCCCGGCGTCGTACGTCTACGAGTGGTGGATCCAGGATCTCGAGGCCGCCGGGGCCGACGTCCAGGCCCTCGAGGACGACCCCAGAATCGACCTCGAGCACCCGACCGCAGACGAGGCCCTCGAGTGGGCTCTCGAGTACGACGCACCGATCCACCCGGCGTACACCTACCAGTGGCACGACCTCGGCGTCGACGCCTTCAGTACGCTCGCCGACGCCGTCAGCGACGCCACCATCGAGAGCGACACGGGCTCGCTGGTCCTCGAGTACACCGACGCGACCAGGGACGCCCTGGAAGCCATCGTCATCGAACACCGCCAGCGCCCCGACCGCCTCGAGATCGACGACTGGCTTCCGTTCGTCCGGACGCTTGGCATTGCGGTCGACGACGGGGCCGAGACCGGAGCCGAGGCCGACGCTCAGGAACCGACGCTCGAGCGCACCTGGGCCGACGACGACCTCAGCGAGCGCGCCCGCACCTGGGGCGTCGAGACAGCGGGCGACAACGCCATCGAGGCCGTCAACGAGGTCGCCCCGTTCGCCGTCCGCGAGTGCGCCCCGACGCGCATCGGAACCCGGATGGGTCGGCCCGAAAAATCCGAACGCCGGGATCTCAGCCCGCCGGTACACACCCTGTTCCCCATCGGCGAGGCGGGCGGTGCCCAGCGTAACGTCGCCGACGCGGGCAAGTACGCCGAGACGATGTCGGACACCCCCGGCGTCATCGAGGTGCAGATCGGCCGCCAGCGCTGTGAGACCTGTGGAGAGGAGACCTACAAGAACCGCTGCCCCGAGTGCAACGCTCGAACGGTGCCGGACTACCGCTGTCCCGACTGTGACACCCAGATCGATCCCGACGAGGCCGGCCGCGTCGAGTGTGGACACTGCGAACGCGAGGCAACCTGCGTCGAGTTCACCGAAATCGACGTCCACGCGGCCTACCGCGACGCCCTCGAGGCCGTCGGCGAGCGCGAGAACGCCTTCGAGATCCTCAAGGGCGTGAAAGGGCTGACGTCGACGAACAAAATCCCCGAACCCATGGAAAAAGGCGTCCTCCGGGCGAAACACGACGTCTCGAGTTTCAAGGACGGCACCGTCCGCTACGACATGACCGACCTCCCCGTGACGTCGGTGCGCGCCAGCGAACTCGACATTACGGTCGGCCAGCTCGAGGCGCTCGGCTACGAGGAGGATATCCACGGCGAACCGCTCACCCACGAGGATCAGTTGGTCGAGCTCAAGGTGCAGGACATCGTCCTCTCGGATGGCGCGGCCCAGCACATGATGCAAACGGCCGCCTTCATCGACGACCTCCTCGAGCAGTACTACGGCCTCGAGCCGTTCTACGAACTCGAGGATCGACAGGATCTCGTGGGCGAGCTGGTGTTCGGGATGGCACCCCACACGTCTGCGGCAACTGTCGGGAGGGTGATTGGTTTCACGAGCGCAGCGGTCGGATACGCTCATCCGTTCTTCCACGCTGCGAAACGCCGGAACTGCTTCCATCCGGATACAGAGATTCGGTTCGAAGACGAGTCCGGACGAACTCGAGCGGAGACAATCGAGCAGTTCGTCGACTCGAGGCTGACCGACCCGCACACGGACGATTTCGGCACCTTCGTTCAGGAACTCGACGGATCCGTGGCGGTACCGTCGATAACCGATTCAGGAGCGACCGTTTCGAAACCCGTTACCGCCGTTTCGAAACACCCGGCTCCCGATCACCTCATCCGCGTGGAAACGGAGCATGGTCGAACGCTAACAGTCACCCCAGATCACACGATGGTCGTGTGGAACGGCGGCCTGGAGCAGGTGCCGGCGAGCGATCTTGAGTGTGACGATGCGATCCCCGTCCCGCCAGAACCGGGAATATCTCGGGATCAGTCGGTCTCTCAGACGACTGACGGCGGTCGTCCGGAGGTTGATATAGTAGCACGAGCCCAGATTGTGCCATCCGATGTGGAATACACCTACTGCCTCACGGTTGCAGAGACCCACACGCTCGTCGCCAATGAACTATACGCGAAGCAATGTGACGGTGACGAGGATTGTGTAATGTTGCTTATGGATGGGCTGCTCAACTTCTCGCGGTCGTATCTCCCGGATAAACGAGGGGGTAGCGTCGCCGAAGACTCTCGACTGATCGCGTTCGACCCCGATGGCAACCTTCGGTTTATGACGTTCGACGAGTTCTGGGACGAACTCGAGTTACCGATCGAGATCGACGGAAAGTTTCACAAGAAAACGGTTGCACTCGAGAGGTGGACGACCTACACCTTCGACGAGAATCACGAGGCGTCCCCACAGCCAATCGAGAAGGCGATTCGATATCGGGCCGACGACGACGAAGAACTCCTTCGAATACGAACCCAGTTCGGTCGGGAGATCGAGATCACGACCGACCACAGTCTGTTCCGATACAAAGACGGCATTGAGGAGGTGGCCGGTTCGGATCTCGAACCGGGCGAGTTGATCGTCGCCCCGCGTACTCTCGACGTCGATCCAATCGAGACGAAGATCGACGTCCTCGAGTGTGTCGATGACCCGTATGTCCTTATCGACGACGCTCACGAGGAGTGGCTTTCGGAGGTCTGGAACGACGCCGAACGGGGGAGCGACACACGAGTCGCGTTCGATGGTGGACTTTCATACCGACTTCGGAAAAAGAAGGTCGATCGATCCACACTTGAGGCGATCGAGAGTGAACACGGTGAGCGGACGCTTCCCCACGAATGCGCGGTTGGCTGGATGGGGTCGTCCGACTGTATCGACCGGTACATCGAGGTCGATGCGGACTTCGCGTGGTTACTCGGCATGTTCGTCGCCGAAGGGTCACTATCGGCGAGTCGACCGACGATTTACAACGCTGACGAGGAGTTGGTCGATCGCGTCGTCGAGGCTACGGAAGCAGTGATCGGCTGTGAACCAAGTGTTCGGTGGTCGAACAAATCGTACGAGATCGCGTTTCCTGCCGTGTTCTTTGACGTGCTGTACGACCTCGGATTTAAAAAGCGCGAGTCGTATAACTCGAGCGAGAAGGTTGTTCCAGATTGTATCCTCCGAGCTGAAAGGGACACTGTGCTTGCCTTCCTTCGCGGATTCATCGCGGGCGATGGCTCCGAACCGAGCGACGACAACTACACGGGGATTAATTTCCACACCACCAGCGAGGACGTCAAAGACGGCATCGTATTCCTGTGTCACAGATTGGGTCTCGTTGCGAACATCTCCCGTCGGGAACGCGACCCGCCCCGGCAGCCGATATTCGACGTGAATGTGTCCGGTGGCGCCTACGACAATCCGCTTCGGCGGATACTCGACGGCGACGATCCCTACCATCCGAAGAGTCTCGTGGTCACGATTCCTGACGAGTTGATGGCGATTCGTGAGATGGATGTCGAGAGAGTGAAACAGATCATCCCGAAGTACCTCAAACGACGGGAAAACATCTCACTCGAAAAACTTCGCGAAATCGTCGACGAACTCGACGCTGGAGACCTCTCCGTTGAAGCGGAACGAAACCTCGAGGCGATCCGCCCGCTGGTCGATGGTGATTTGTCGTACCTTCGGATCACGTCGATCGAGCGCGTCGAGTACGACGGGCATCTCTACGACCTTCAGGTCGGCGGCGAACCGATATTTACGTCGAACTGGCTCTATGCCCACAATTCGATGGACGCCCCCCTCGTCATGTCCTCGAGAATCGATCCCTCCGAGATCGACGACGAGGCCCACAACATGGACGTCGTTTCGCGGTACCCTCGCGAGTTCTACGAGGCCACCCTCGAGCAGGCAGACCCCGGCGCGGTCGAGACCCTTGTCGAGATCGCCGAGGACACCCTGAGCACCGACGAGGAGTACACCGGCTTCGAGCACACCCACGACACCACCGACATCGCCATGGGGCCGGATCTCTCGGCGTACAAGACGTTGGGCTCGATGATGGACAAGATGGACGCCCAGCTCGAGTTAGCGCGCAAACTCGAGGCCGTCGACGAGACCGACGTCGCCGAGCGGGTGATCGAGTACCACTTCCTGCCCGACCTGATCGGCAACCTGCGGGCGTTTTCGCGCCAGGAGACGCGCTGTCTGGACTGCGGGGAGAAGTTCCGGCGAATGCCGCTGACGGAGGTCTGTCGGGAGTGTGGCGGTCGGGTCAACCTTACGGTGCACAAGGGCTCGGTGAACAAGTACATGCAAACCGCGATCGAGGTCGCCGAGGAGTACGGCTGTCGCGATTACACGAAACAGCGCCTGGAAGTGCTCGAGCAGGCTCTCGAGAGCATCTTCGAGAACGACAAAAACAAGCAGAGCGGCATCGCGGATTTCATGTAACGACATTTTTCCGCTCGGGTTCGCATCGCTCACCGCTCGCGTAAAAATCTCGGCCAAAAAGCCGCTTGCTCGGCTTCACCTCGCTCGCGGTGATCGTCGGTGAGAAGCCTGCCCTCCCCCGGCGAGCGGCCGGCCGCCGTCGCCACGGCGACCGACCGCTCACGGCCACCGTGTGTGGGCCTCGAGCCCGGGAGGGGGTCTTGTGTCCATGAGGAGTCTCGTATCAATAAGGGTTCTCGTGCCGGGTCACTCGAGTCATTCCCCACAGCGACAGCGCGAACGTGATTTCGAGGCTGAGTGTCGTCTCGCTCGAGGGATCGGCGTCGTAGCTTTATGCCCCTCCTCGTGGCCCGCAATCGTATGGGAGAAACACCTGCGAGAGAAGGCGAACAGGACGCAATTGAGGACGTTCACGAGGTCACCTTCGGACAGGTCGTCTACGACGAGGAGGGCACGAAACTCGGGACGATCCGCGGACTCGACCACGGCGGATTCTTCGTCACCACGCGCGAGGGCGTCGAAGCGTTGAGCGTCGAACACGCTCGAGCGGGCCACGAGTTCGGCGAAGCCGAGTTGATGTGGCGTTGTACCGAGTGTGGCGAGATGGGTGCGATCAACGAAGGGCTTCCAGACACCTGTCCCGGCTGTGGCACCGAAAAGGAGAATCTGATGTACTGGACGGAGGACTGACGCCGGTCGAGGGTGGTTCGATCATTCGTTTGGGTTCGAGTCCGAATCCGAATCCGAGTCCGAGTCGTGTAATGCCATGAACACCGACACCGGAAACCGTGGTTCGAGCGTGCTCGGTGGCCTGCCACGACCGTCGCTTTCCCCGTCGATGCGACGAAACAGCCCGTCTTCGGTGAGTTCGTACAGCAGCCGTTTGACCGTCGATGCCTGTAACTCGATCGCCGGGTGGGAGGCGAGCGCCTTCGCGGTCGCCCCGACCGAGGCCGTCTCCGTCGTCGACAGGGCACCGAACCGATACAGGAGCTCTCGACGATCGGCAGGTAATGCGAACACGCGGTGGAGCGAGACGCAATCGTCGGGGAGGCGCTCGACCGCTCGAGCCCTCGTGTCATCGTCGATCCGGTGATCGTCCGAGGCCGCTGCCGCCCTCGCTGCCACAAACAGCGCGACCAGCGCGTCGTGGGCGTCACCGTCTGCCCACTCGGCGATCGCGTCCAGCTGGTCGTGCATGATCG of the Natronosalvus vescus genome contains:
- a CDS encoding CARDB domain-containing protein is translated as MTGRVLAVVLAVVMLTSVPVSAGATAFGSNDLTLEGPAEPRQDGFALEPTAPGTIDRTAPSTTALMGVDPAESGLSDDAELIRESFVLHQRPDRPGEYEAVVTYDVPEPVTRLSVTPESRVTVLEATGFEQTSDGAYEWHEPDEADDGEGDGHTLELHLRVEANQTNEGRHAHDAPLRSGDSNEIRGHDHKGGLTFAETGEWGIVSLPQLRVGWSQRSLVGTTRSVTVDGPGAAGTNVAYFGAQTTHERTVAGETIRLVVPEAADLRESPEAILDSLTYASEELRIGGRNEEVFVVAAPAGDVEWGANGIQYGPSDAWVNADARLDVAGNVWIHEYVHTRQDYARAGLDRESTWLLEAQAEYYAASLTYEQGHISYRTFRRFLEEGQESPYAEGILADPSTWNDPLTDYVKGPLVYGAIDRELHLETDGEHSMAAVFRDLNRHDGELTESAWLGALEDAGGADVRAMAETYTRTDAVPDSWYALEHRAAFGQSTPAIDSALAETEPIRVDGLLGSETLEQPRPVLVGETVTFPVAVDNRGDRDGPYWATVQVDGTVVDGTTGRLEAGESTVESLGWTPEKPGRYTLHVGDQPIRVDVLRPASLTVTSLEAVPDRVESGESVTVTATVENQATRVGQETLEFRTGSGTVGEETVTLAPGESTTVETTVSFDARGSHEVAVGEQRMTVTVEGSLESQAGNAVDSIPGFGVGAAAAAVVLSLVVIGRFTSGRSRR
- a CDS encoding GNAT family N-acetyltransferase, with amino-acid sequence MTGRRVRVASPEDALEIRRIVDGAMLEVGNVEARIDADDVLVATEERPTGSGETRRAIVGVIVLEPPDQPTTTAGDSSADEDDTAASARRNARDDDQGSHVHAIAVRKRARGRGVGTALLEAALEREGALTANFDVGVRPFYRSLGFEIEPLAEGRCRGRKRLEDDSVSA
- a CDS encoding redoxin domain-containing protein, giving the protein MSTTLLDLALENVGPGPDPLRLRGVAETVTPPDPTTTGKETPAYDAIVVLFHRDHHCGNCRRQVRAVADRYDEFVARSAQVVSIVPEPRERVEQWQDAYELPYPICADPEANAGDAVDQHVRLGSLGQHSDLLGRMPAALVLDVRDSGALETVYEHHGQSRWDRPTVDDLLAAVEACQQSRHDDEGQP
- a CDS encoding tryptophanase, translated to MVQYKSKMVERIHLPERAEREHALEAAGYNVFNLDAEDVFIDLLTDSGTGTMSEAQWAALIRGDESYAGSKSFARLESSVDDVMGFPHVIPAHQGRGAENVLYGTLLEAGDVALNNTHFDTTRAHVANQGADPVDCPIPDAADPSADGDFKGNFSIERGWEIVEEVGADRIPVVIQTITNNSTAGQPVSVENTRRVAAFADEINATFVIDACRFAENAYFVTEREDTYADATVAAVAREQLGYADALVMSGKKDGLVNVGGFVATDDERIADRCRQRAILYEGFPTYGGMAGRDMEALAVGLREAVEVEYVRDRIEQIRTLASLLEDRGVPVYTPTGGHAVYLDAEACFPHLPPSAFPGQVLVCELYREGAVRGVELGSFAFPGTDRPELVRLAVPRRTYHREHFEHVADTAAAVLERAEEVSGLEIQTEPEVPELRHFTAELEPVSS